The following proteins are co-located in the Deltaproteobacteria bacterium HGW-Deltaproteobacteria-2 genome:
- a CDS encoding ABC transporter permease produces the protein MFEVLAIMCYYHKIKEFVFMAFLENIGRLAIKFIKSFTDIIYFAGKVLFRIFNRNTYNSAMRTVLLDQIYFTSVQILPIFLIVSIIFGSLLIGVLFLQLKQLGLTQYFGNLLMGFIVTEFSPFITVLLITLRSGSAINTEMAVMKVNKEMSALEAFHIDVINYLLVPRVINGVISIVLLSTLFSVALLGSGILFSSLIFGMSMDAYSNILLNSANFSDIVIALLKSIVFGFFIILIPVRFGLQASHELTSIPIVVSRGMVNVFAAIMTIEVLSLIIKLF, from the coding sequence ATGTTTGAAGTCTTGGCCATCATGTGTTACTATCACAAAATTAAGGAATTTGTATTTATGGCTTTTCTAGAAAATATAGGGCGTTTGGCAATAAAATTTATAAAATCATTTACCGATATTATTTATTTTGCCGGGAAAGTTTTATTTCGTATTTTTAACCGCAACACTTACAACAGTGCTATGCGTACAGTGTTGCTTGATCAAATATACTTTACTTCCGTACAAATATTGCCAATTTTTCTAATAGTATCAATAATTTTTGGATCGTTGCTTATAGGTGTCCTTTTTCTCCAATTAAAGCAATTAGGGCTCACGCAATATTTTGGCAATCTTTTAATGGGTTTTATTGTTACCGAATTTTCTCCATTTATAACGGTACTGTTGATCACTTTACGTTCAGGTTCCGCTATCAACACGGAAATGGCTGTGATGAAAGTCAATAAAGAAATGAGTGCATTGGAAGCATTCCATATAGATGTAATCAATTACCTTCTGGTGCCCAGAGTAATTAATGGAGTGATATCAATAGTTTTGTTGAGCACTTTATTTTCTGTAGCTTTGCTGGGCAGTGGTATTTTATTTTCAAGTTTAATTTTTGGCATGAGTATGGATGCATATTCAAACATTTTATTAAATTCGGCAAATTTTTCTGATATAGTAATAGCCTTGCTGAAAAGTATTGTTTTCGGTTTTTTTATCATTTTAATTCCGGTTCGTTTTGGTTTGCAGGCTTCGCACGAGCTTACCAGTATTCCCATCGTTGTTTCCCGTGGGATGGTCAATGTTTTTGCAGCCATTATGACTATTGAGGTGTTGTCATTAATCATCAAATTATTTTAA
- a CDS encoding peptidase produces MENKNRKTFFMFLLAFLVAFFIVSFVEVLRSSFFPSGAPEIQTASAVSPDAMPGSFSDLTERVKPAVVNISTTKILKGRNGSGRSPFRGPFGDDFFERFFGDIPQREFKQRSLGSGFIISSDGYILTNNHVVEQTDKILVKVSDGQEYEAKIIGTDAKTDIALIKIKHENNLPFVEIGDSDAARVGEWVIAIGNPFGLEQTVTAGIISAKGRVIGAGVYDNFIQTDASINPGNSGGPLFNMAGKVIGINTAIVAQGQGIGFAIPINMAKSILDDLKTKGKVTRGWLGISIQNITEDIAKNINHQNKNGALVSDVFKGDPADIAGIKVGDIITEINGRPVKDTHELLLTIASLHVGEKATIKALRDGKEILFKIAVAERKDKHEIALTKKAGEYFGISVQEITKDIAKQLGIPQDAGVIVTDVEEGSPADDVGIQTHDIIAQVNKIKITSIKQYNSEMNKAAQKKGVMLLVKRGKANFFVGLHME; encoded by the coding sequence ATGGAAAACAAAAATCGTAAGACATTTTTCATGTTCTTATTGGCGTTTTTAGTTGCATTTTTTATTGTTTCTTTTGTAGAAGTTCTAAGATCTTCTTTTTTTCCGTCTGGTGCGCCAGAAATTCAAACGGCATCAGCAGTTTCCCCAGACGCTATGCCTGGTTCTTTTTCCGATTTAACCGAGCGTGTTAAACCCGCAGTAGTTAATATCAGTACAACAAAAATACTTAAAGGACGAAACGGATCAGGCCGATCGCCTTTCAGAGGACCTTTCGGAGATGACTTCTTTGAACGCTTTTTTGGCGATATACCTCAACGCGAATTTAAACAAAGAAGCCTTGGTTCCGGTTTTATTATAAGCAGCGACGGCTACATATTGACCAATAATCACGTTGTAGAACAGACAGACAAAATTCTGGTAAAAGTCTCCGACGGCCAAGAATACGAAGCAAAAATTATTGGTACCGACGCAAAAACCGATATTGCCTTAATTAAGATAAAGCATGAAAATAACTTGCCTTTTGTCGAAATTGGCGATTCCGATGCGGCAAGAGTGGGCGAGTGGGTCATTGCCATTGGCAATCCCTTTGGTTTGGAACAAACCGTTACAGCCGGCATTATCAGCGCCAAAGGACGTGTCATTGGCGCTGGAGTTTACGACAATTTTATACAGACTGATGCTTCCATAAATCCCGGCAATAGCGGAGGACCATTATTTAATATGGCCGGAAAAGTCATCGGTATCAACACGGCAATTGTTGCCCAGGGGCAGGGAATAGGTTTTGCGATACCAATCAACATGGCAAAAAGTATTTTGGATGATCTTAAAACCAAAGGAAAAGTAACGCGAGGATGGCTGGGCATTTCCATACAGAATATTACAGAAGACATAGCAAAAAATATCAATCATCAAAATAAGAATGGTGCTTTAGTCTCCGATGTTTTTAAAGGCGATCCTGCAGACATAGCTGGGATTAAAGTTGGTGATATAATTACTGAAATAAACGGAAGGCCTGTTAAAGACACTCATGAATTACTTCTGACAATAGCATCTCTTCATGTTGGCGAAAAGGCAACCATCAAAGCCCTGCGTGATGGCAAAGAAATATTATTTAAAATTGCTGTGGCAGAGCGTAAAGACAAACACGAAATTGCTCTGACTAAAAAGGCAGGTGAATATTTCGGAATCTCTGTACAGGAAATAACCAAAGACATCGCTAAACAACTAGGAATTCCTCAAGATGCCGGCGTAATAGTTACTGATGTAGAAGAGGGTAGTCCGGCAGATGATGTAGGCATTCAAACGCACGATATAATTGCCCAAGTTAACAAAATTAAAATTACATCCATAAAACAATACAACTCGGAAATGAACAAGGCAGCCCAAAAGAAGGGAGTTATGCTTTTAGTTAAGCGTGGTAAGGCTAATTTCTTTGTAGGATTGCACATGGAATAA
- a CDS encoding formamidopyrimidine-DNA glycosylase — protein sequence MPELPEVETLSRQLQRKICGCVILTSKVYDDKLNGMRNVQGRRILAVERRGKTIAIHLDDGNSILIHLRMTGRLLLSSSSARPKHSRWKITFKEGDIFLVDPRRFATVSVEKTKHEKVDNDLLTGFNQGIFLEKQARRKVNVKVLLMDPKAVAGIGNIYACEILYRTGISPLRQAANLSVKEWKTVFSHAKSILKKGIEKRGTSISDWRDLYGCKGENQNELKAYGREGKCCLMCGGTICRIKQGGRSTFYCPDCQQ from the coding sequence ATGCCGGAGTTGCCGGAAGTAGAAACCCTGAGTCGTCAGCTGCAAAGGAAAATTTGCGGATGCGTAATACTAACCTCAAAGGTTTACGACGATAAATTGAACGGGATGAGAAATGTTCAGGGAAGGAGAATTCTTGCCGTTGAACGCCGGGGAAAGACAATCGCCATTCATCTTGATGATGGGAATTCAATACTGATACATTTGAGGATGACCGGAAGGCTGCTTTTGTCATCCAGTTCAGCAAGGCCGAAACATAGCCGATGGAAAATAACCTTTAAAGAAGGAGATATCTTTCTTGTTGATCCGCGACGCTTTGCCACAGTAAGCGTCGAAAAGACAAAGCACGAGAAAGTAGACAACGACCTGCTCACCGGTTTTAATCAGGGTATATTTCTGGAGAAACAGGCCAGACGCAAGGTCAATGTTAAAGTCCTGCTGATGGACCCGAAGGCGGTGGCCGGCATCGGCAACATTTACGCCTGTGAGATTTTATATCGCACGGGGATTTCTCCTTTAAGACAAGCCGCAAATTTATCTGTAAAGGAATGGAAGACAGTTTTTAGTCATGCTAAAAGCATTTTGAAAAAAGGGATTGAAAAGCGGGGGACGTCTATTTCCGACTGGCGCGATCTGTATGGCTGTAAAGGCGAGAATCAAAATGAGTTAAAAGCCTATGGACGTGAAGGAAAATGCTGTTTAATGTGCGGAGGGACAATCTGCCGTATAAAGCAGGGAGGACGAAGCACTTTTTATTGCCCCGATTGCCAACAATAA
- a CDS encoding lysine 2,3-aminomutase: MESETLFKEEEEPPGHLTGLVNAKNNVSDFLLFKEGITPYSIKQKSDSVLFPFKDSARSRIFRTRLYPEITRLEWFDWHWQMRNAIRDVDTLSEIINLSDNERQAMMHHSGALPVSITPYYASLLNPDDPSDPLRRCVVPVVDECLHTEGEEEDPLCEDVDSPVPGIIHRYPDRVLFLVTDSCSTYCRYCTRSRIIERSKHHLISLEKWEKAIQYIAGNKNVRDVLLSGGDPLTLSDEKLEWLLAKLHKISHVELIRIGTKVPVVLPQRITPALTAMLKKYHPLWMSIHITHPKELTPEMSAACIRLADAGIPLGSQTVLLSGINDDVETMTRLVHGQLQIRIRPYYLYQCDPIPGSSHFRTPISKGIEIIQGMRGHTTGYAVPTYVVDAPGGGGKIPLLPEYAIGWENGALLLRNYEGNTFRYPDNHAKSKDIH, encoded by the coding sequence ATGGAAAGCGAGACCCTGTTCAAAGAGGAGGAGGAACCTCCTGGTCATTTGACCGGTCTTGTTAATGCTAAAAATAATGTAAGTGACTTTTTGTTATTCAAAGAAGGGATTACCCCGTATTCGATTAAACAAAAGTCAGATAGCGTTTTATTTCCTTTTAAAGATTCCGCCCGCTCCCGTATCTTCCGAACACGACTTTATCCCGAAATCACCCGTCTGGAATGGTTCGATTGGCACTGGCAAATGCGTAACGCCATTAGGGATGTTGATACTCTTTCCGAAATAATTAATCTTTCGGACAATGAACGCCAGGCAATGATGCACCATTCCGGTGCTTTGCCCGTTTCCATTACTCCTTATTATGCCAGTTTGCTTAATCCCGATGATCCTTCGGATCCTCTGCGTCGTTGCGTTGTTCCCGTAGTGGATGAGTGCCTGCATACTGAAGGCGAAGAAGAAGATCCTCTCTGCGAGGATGTGGATTCTCCTGTGCCTGGCATTATTCATCGCTACCCTGACCGTGTTTTGTTTCTGGTAACTGATAGCTGCTCAACTTATTGTCGCTATTGCACCCGTTCCCGCATAATTGAACGAAGCAAACATCATTTAATAAGTTTGGAAAAATGGGAAAAGGCTATTCAATACATTGCCGGTAATAAGAATGTGCGAGACGTCCTGCTTTCCGGCGGCGATCCTTTAACCCTGTCCGATGAAAAACTGGAATGGCTATTAGCTAAATTGCACAAGATTTCTCATGTTGAACTTATCCGTATCGGTACAAAGGTGCCGGTTGTTTTGCCACAGAGAATAACGCCGGCTCTAACAGCTATGCTCAAAAAGTATCATCCTTTATGGATGAGTATCCATATTACCCATCCCAAAGAACTGACTCCGGAGATGAGTGCCGCCTGCATTCGTCTGGCTGACGCCGGTATTCCACTGGGAAGCCAGACAGTTTTGCTTTCCGGTATTAATGATGACGTTGAAACAATGACCAGGCTGGTGCATGGTCAATTACAAATCAGAATCCGTCCTTATTATCTGTATCAATGCGACCCTATTCCAGGCTCTTCTCACTTCCGGACCCCCATCAGCAAGGGCATTGAAATTATTCAGGGCATGCGCGGACATACCACTGGTTACGCTGTGCCTACTTATGTTGTCGACGCCCCCGGCGGCGGCGGCAAAATTCCTTTACTTCCCGAATACGCCATTGGATGGGAGAACGGCGCCTTGCTGCTGCGCAATTACGAAGGCAATACCTTCCGCTACCCCGACAATCACGCAAAGTCTAAGGATATACATTAA
- a CDS encoding D-alanine--D-alanine ligase: MGRVSKKLKIGLTYDLRDDYLKEGYGLEETAEFDLPDTIEAIEKVIFDNGFIADRIGNIKALTRRLAADNRWDLVFNIAEGVHGFGREAQVPALLEAYNIPYTFSDPLGHAVSLHKGITKQILRDLGIPTPDFAIINNAKDIEKVTLPFPLFAKPVAEGTGKGITALSKITTRKNLQKVCRQLLKTFQQPVLVETYLPGREFTVGILGTGKDARVLGALEVILKPNAEKNAYSYENKEHYDKLVQYVLANDDEAQKAMEISLMAWRGLDLKDAGRIDLRSNVHGVPHFMEVNSLAGLNPVRSDLPILCSKIGMSYHKLISSIIKSALKRTKK; this comes from the coding sequence GTGGGTCGCGTCAGTAAGAAACTCAAAATCGGTCTCACCTATGATCTGCGCGACGATTACCTGAAAGAAGGATACGGTCTCGAAGAAACTGCCGAATTCGACCTCCCCGACACAATCGAAGCTATCGAAAAAGTAATTTTTGACAACGGCTTTATTGCTGATCGCATCGGCAACATAAAAGCGTTGACCCGCCGTCTTGCGGCAGATAATCGCTGGGATCTTGTTTTTAACATTGCCGAGGGAGTGCATGGCTTTGGCCGTGAAGCGCAGGTTCCCGCACTTCTGGAAGCATATAACATCCCGTATACTTTTTCCGATCCCCTTGGCCACGCCGTTTCTCTTCACAAAGGCATTACAAAACAGATTCTGCGCGATCTGGGAATTCCCACGCCTGACTTTGCCATAATTAACAATGCAAAAGATATTGAAAAGGTTACTCTTCCTTTTCCACTTTTTGCCAAACCGGTGGCGGAAGGAACGGGCAAGGGTATAACGGCGCTTTCCAAAATAACTACTCGTAAAAATCTGCAAAAAGTCTGCAGGCAGCTTTTAAAGACTTTTCAGCAACCGGTTCTGGTCGAAACATATCTTCCCGGACGCGAATTCACCGTGGGAATTCTGGGAACAGGAAAGGATGCCCGTGTCCTGGGAGCACTGGAAGTAATTCTGAAGCCCAACGCGGAAAAGAACGCTTATTCTTACGAAAATAAAGAACACTATGATAAACTGGTCCAGTATGTTCTGGCCAACGATGATGAAGCCCAAAAAGCCATGGAAATCTCCCTGATGGCTTGGCGCGGACTGGATTTAAAAGATGCCGGACGCATTGATTTGCGCTCCAATGTTCATGGTGTTCCTCATTTCATGGAAGTCAATTCCCTTGCCGGACTTAATCCCGTGCGGTCTGATTTGCCCATTTTGTGTTCTAAAATAGGAATGAGCTATCATAAATTGATAAGTTCCATTATTAAGTCAGCCCTAAAGCGCACGAAAAAATAA
- a CDS encoding D-alanine--D-alanine ligase — MKKKILILHSDISPDASQDELDCLEQAEAIAQALCTLHYEPILLPFELNLNHTITMLQSLKPLAVFNIVETLDSKGNLIHFAPALLDSLKISYTGCPTQAVFQTSNKPLSKKIMHSAGIATPDWIEQDGFSSQQEISGHYLIKSSWEHASIGLDENSLIIYTNKAKILQEMKRREEKLGGFCYAEAYIDGREFNVALISDRAGVKVLPIAEMLFQDYAPDKLKIVDYKAKWDADSFEYNNTIRKFDFDDDDAPLISSLSEISLQCWNIFSLRGYARVDFRVDNNGKPWVLEINTNPCLSPDAGFAAALAQANIKYHEAIGLILDNALKSRA, encoded by the coding sequence TTGAAGAAAAAAATATTAATTTTGCACAGTGATATTTCGCCGGATGCCAGCCAAGACGAACTTGATTGCCTTGAGCAGGCCGAAGCTATAGCCCAAGCTCTGTGCACACTTCATTACGAACCCATTCTTCTGCCTTTTGAACTCAATTTAAATCATACAATAACGATGCTGCAATCATTAAAACCTTTGGCTGTTTTCAACATTGTGGAAACTCTGGACTCCAAAGGCAATCTGATTCATTTTGCGCCTGCTTTACTTGATTCTTTAAAGATTTCTTATACCGGTTGTCCAACGCAAGCTGTTTTTCAGACATCCAATAAACCTCTATCCAAGAAAATCATGCATTCTGCCGGGATTGCCACTCCGGACTGGATAGAGCAGGATGGTTTCAGTTCTCAACAAGAAATTTCCGGGCACTATTTAATCAAGTCTTCCTGGGAACATGCCTCCATAGGCCTCGATGAAAACTCGCTCATCATCTACACAAACAAAGCGAAGATATTACAAGAAATGAAACGCCGCGAAGAAAAACTTGGCGGCTTCTGTTATGCCGAAGCTTATATTGACGGCCGTGAATTCAATGTCGCGCTAATATCAGATAGGGCTGGCGTCAAAGTATTACCAATAGCTGAAATGTTGTTTCAGGATTACGCACCGGACAAATTGAAAATAGTTGATTACAAAGCTAAATGGGACGCGGATTCTTTTGAATACAACAATACGATAAGAAAATTTGATTTTGATGACGACGATGCCCCGTTAATATCGTCTTTGAGTGAAATTTCTCTGCAGTGCTGGAATATTTTTTCCCTGCGCGGTTACGCACGCGTTGATTTTCGTGTTGATAACAACGGCAAGCCCTGGGTACTTGAAATAAATACCAATCCATGCTTATCTCCCGACGCTGGTTTTGCCGCAGCACTTGCGCAAGCCAATATAAAATATCACGAAGCTATCGGTTTGATACTTGATAATGCATTAAAATCAAGGGCATGA
- a CDS encoding N-acetyltransferase produces MKNFTYRQQIQPSDIGAIADIVKSSGFFSDEEVAIAIELAEEKLEKQEASSYRFLFAENKNRVIGYACYGLIPATSSSYDIYWIAVHKTMIGKGLGKLLLAETEKFIYQSGGRQVYAETSSRDQYKPTHGFYENCGYRKEAFLKDFYTEGDSKIIYAKTL; encoded by the coding sequence ATGAAAAATTTTACCTATCGTCAACAGATTCAGCCTTCGGATATCGGAGCCATTGCCGATATCGTAAAATCAAGCGGCTTTTTTTCCGACGAGGAGGTAGCAATAGCCATAGAACTGGCTGAAGAAAAGCTGGAAAAGCAGGAAGCCAGCTCTTACCGGTTTTTATTTGCCGAAAATAAAAATCGTGTCATCGGATATGCATGTTATGGCCTCATTCCCGCAACCTCTTCCAGTTACGACATTTATTGGATCGCCGTCCACAAAACCATGATCGGCAAGGGACTGGGCAAGCTTCTTTTGGCCGAAACCGAAAAATTCATTTACCAGAGTGGCGGCAGACAGGTTTATGCAGAAACATCATCAAGAGACCAGTACAAACCAACCCATGGTTTTTATGAGAACTGCGGTTATCGAAAAGAAGCTTTCTTGAAAGATTTTTATACGGAAGGCGACAGCAAAATTATATACGCAAAAACTCTTTAA
- a CDS encoding DUF47 domain-containing protein, with amino-acid sequence MRLFPKEENFFELFEELADKIEEGGKLFLEMAQTRDYSDVRVAKLKEVEHEADGITHKTYEKMHKTFLTPIDREDIYALVNKMDSIMDVIEATAVRIHLYKVKRTSDEIIKQAQILNDAIKKVKSIVHAMRNMKNSAMILADCVEINTLENAGDITLRSIMANLFETEKDAIELIKWKDIFQLLEEAIDVCEDVSNIVEGIVLKHA; translated from the coding sequence ATGCGCTTGTTCCCTAAAGAAGAAAATTTTTTTGAACTTTTTGAAGAACTTGCTGATAAAATTGAAGAAGGCGGCAAGCTTTTTCTGGAAATGGCTCAAACCAGGGATTATTCCGACGTAAGAGTTGCCAAACTCAAAGAAGTTGAGCATGAGGCTGACGGCATTACCCATAAAACATACGAAAAAATGCACAAAACATTTCTCACGCCCATAGATCGAGAAGATATTTATGCGCTAGTTAACAAAATGGACAGTATTATGGACGTCATCGAAGCTACCGCTGTCCGTATTCATCTTTATAAAGTCAAAAGAACATCCGATGAAATAATCAAACAGGCTCAAATTCTGAACGACGCTATAAAGAAAGTAAAAAGCATTGTTCACGCCATGCGCAATATGAAAAACTCCGCAATGATTCTGGCGGATTGCGTGGAAATTAACACACTGGAAAATGCCGGTGACATTACTTTAAGATCCATCATGGCTAATCTTTTCGAAACCGAAAAAGACGCCATTGAACTTATAAAGTGGAAAGATATTTTTCAACTCCTGGAAGAAGCAATTGACGTTTGTGAAGATGTATCCAACATCGTTGAAGGGATTGTCCTGAAACATGCTTGA
- a CDS encoding anion permease translates to MLDSMAFVIFLVFVALVFDFINGFHDSSNSISTIVSTRVLSPKYAVLWAAFFNFVAAFFIGTAVAHTIGRGIIHIEIVDNLVILAALSGAIIWNLTTWYFGLPSSSSHALIGGLIGAGVAKAGTSTLVWSGIIKTTAFIVLSPAIGMFLGFFFMVLSMNLNRNSNMARSDKLYRKLQFVSSAIYSLGHGMNDAQKTIGIIAIVLYSKGLINSNFNIPYWIIIMCYSTIALGTMFGGWRIVKTMGTKITKLQPIGGFSAEAAAACAIIGASIGGIPVSTTHTITGAIVGVGSTKRLSAVRWGVAGNIIWAWILTIPISAFISAVTYFLISSFIQ, encoded by the coding sequence ATGCTTGATTCAATGGCTTTTGTCATTTTTCTCGTTTTTGTCGCGCTTGTTTTTGATTTCATCAATGGTTTTCATGACTCTTCTAATTCCATTTCCACTATTGTTTCCACTCGTGTTCTTTCTCCCAAATATGCGGTACTCTGGGCGGCATTCTTTAATTTTGTAGCCGCCTTTTTTATCGGCACAGCGGTAGCGCATACTATCGGCAGAGGCATCATTCATATTGAAATTGTAGATAATTTAGTGATTCTTGCCGCCCTTAGCGGCGCCATAATCTGGAATCTTACAACATGGTATTTCGGATTGCCCAGCAGTTCATCGCATGCCCTGATTGGCGGTCTTATCGGTGCGGGTGTTGCCAAAGCGGGTACCAGCACACTCGTTTGGTCGGGCATAATAAAAACGACAGCCTTCATTGTTCTTTCACCGGCCATAGGCATGTTTTTAGGCTTCTTCTTTATGGTACTTTCTATGAATCTAAACCGCAATTCCAACATGGCCCGTTCTGATAAGCTTTATCGAAAATTACAATTTGTTTCTTCGGCGATATATTCACTCGGCCACGGCATGAATGATGCGCAGAAAACTATTGGAATAATTGCAATAGTTCTTTACAGCAAGGGTCTGATTAACTCCAATTTCAACATCCCTTATTGGATTATTATCATGTGTTATTCTACCATTGCATTGGGAACAATGTTCGGCGGCTGGCGAATTGTAAAAACTATGGGAACAAAAATTACTAAACTACAGCCAATTGGCGGATTTAGCGCTGAGGCGGCCGCGGCCTGTGCAATTATCGGAGCGTCAATAGGAGGTATCCCCGTTAGCACAACTCATACCATTACCGGCGCGATTGTTGGCGTCGGGTCCACCAAAAGACTCTCTGCCGTGCGCTGGGGCGTCGCCGGAAACATTATCTGGGCATGGATTTTAACCATACCCATTTCCGCTTTCATTTCCGCCGTAACATACTTTCTCATCTCATCTTTCATCCAATAA
- the lysA gene encoding diaminopimelate decarboxylase: protein MSQKLLPFTKNQIEKIIKQYPTPFHLYDEKAIRENARAFKNAFNWNKGFKEFYAIKAAPNPYLMKILHKEGYGADCSSLAELIMAQKTGVTGEEIMFSSNDTPVEDFLLAKKLKAIINLDDISHIAYLEKCAGLPSLICFRYNPGKLKKGNHIIGHPEEAKYGFTREQLFEGYKICKEKGVKRFGIHTMVASNELDAYYFEETAEILFQLVAEISQKLKIKFEFVNIGGGVGIPYRPEQKRIDLKVMSHGIKKQYEKIIVANGLAPLKLFTECGRYITGPYGYLVSRVLHIKDTYKKFAGLDSCMANLMRPALYGAYHHITVMGKENKPRNVVYDVTGSLCENNDKFAIDRKLPKLDQGDIIVIHDAGAHGFAMGFNYNGKLRSAELLLRANGDVVQIRRSETVKDYFATLDFNGLTDFRV from the coding sequence ATGTCTCAAAAGCTATTGCCTTTTACCAAAAACCAAATCGAAAAAATAATAAAACAATATCCGACGCCTTTTCATCTTTACGACGAAAAAGCTATTCGGGAAAACGCGCGCGCCTTTAAGAACGCTTTTAACTGGAATAAAGGTTTTAAAGAATTTTACGCTATCAAAGCCGCCCCCAATCCCTATTTGATGAAAATCCTGCATAAGGAAGGCTATGGCGCTGATTGCAGTTCACTGGCCGAACTGATTATGGCGCAAAAAACCGGTGTAACCGGTGAAGAAATCATGTTTTCTTCCAACGACACGCCCGTGGAAGATTTTCTACTGGCCAAAAAATTAAAAGCCATCATCAACTTGGACGATATCAGCCACATTGCCTATCTCGAAAAATGCGCCGGACTCCCTTCTTTGATTTGCTTCCGCTACAATCCCGGCAAGTTGAAAAAAGGTAACCATATTATCGGCCACCCTGAAGAAGCAAAATACGGCTTCACCAGAGAACAGCTTTTTGAAGGCTATAAAATTTGCAAAGAAAAAGGCGTTAAACGATTCGGCATTCATACCATGGTCGCCTCCAACGAACTCGATGCCTATTATTTTGAAGAAACCGCTGAAATATTGTTTCAACTTGTAGCGGAAATTTCACAAAAGCTGAAAATCAAATTTGAATTTGTCAATATCGGCGGGGGAGTGGGCATACCTTACCGGCCGGAACAAAAACGCATTGACCTTAAAGTAATGAGCCACGGCATCAAGAAACAATACGAAAAAATTATTGTTGCCAACGGCCTTGCCCCACTGAAGCTTTTTACGGAATGCGGCCGATATATCACCGGCCCTTATGGTTATCTAGTCTCACGTGTTTTGCATATTAAAGACACTTATAAAAAATTCGCCGGCTTGGATTCCTGCATGGCCAACCTGATGCGTCCCGCTCTTTACGGCGCGTATCATCATATAACTGTAATGGGTAAAGAAAATAAACCTCGTAATGTTGTTTATGATGTCACCGGCTCGCTTTGTGAAAACAATGATAAATTCGCTATCGATCGCAAACTTCCCAAACTCGACCAGGGTGATATCATAGTAATTCATGACGCCGGCGCTCATGGATTTGCCATGGGCTTTAATTACAACGGCAAGCTTCGCTCAGCAGAACTACTTTTAAGAGCAAACGGCGACGTTGTGCAAATCCGCCGTTCTGAAACAGTCAAAGACTACTTTGCTACTTTAGATTTCAACGGTTTGACTGACTTTAGGGTGTAA
- a CDS encoding glutamate racemase gives MNSKSNRAIGVFDSGIGGLTVVRSLMERLPFENIIYFGDTARVPYGIKSVETINRYAAQITEFLIKKDVKLLIVACNTMAAVAHQTIVDLSNVPVAAVASQKIVEQVPVLEVIEASARMALQNTKSKSIGVIGTPATINSNAYARAIHLLDKEAKVFSQACPLFVPLVEEGWFDHPATRLIAQEYLKPVIAEQIDTLVLGCTHYPLLKPLLQDIMGKGVHLIDSAEAMADITADLIDKQNIGNKKSSPPEYVFYVSDVPYRFQTIGERFLGRTLGRVELVSL, from the coding sequence ATGAATTCAAAATCTAATCGTGCCATAGGCGTATTCGATTCCGGCATCGGCGGCCTGACAGTTGTCCGCTCTTTAATGGAGCGTCTGCCTTTCGAAAATATCATCTACTTCGGCGACACCGCCCGCGTGCCCTACGGAATTAAATCGGTGGAAACGATAAACCGTTACGCGGCGCAAATTACTGAATTTCTAATCAAAAAAGATGTAAAACTTCTGATTGTTGCCTGCAACACCATGGCGGCTGTCGCCCATCAGACAATCGTTGATTTATCCAATGTGCCTGTGGCGGCTGTCGCCTCTCAAAAAATTGTTGAACAGGTACCCGTGCTCGAAGTAATTGAAGCCAGCGCCCGCATGGCTTTACAAAACACCAAATCCAAATCAATCGGAGTAATCGGAACACCGGCCACAATCAATAGTAACGCTTACGCCAGGGCAATTCATCTTTTGGATAAGGAAGCAAAGGTTTTCTCGCAGGCATGTCCTCTTTTCGTCCCTCTGGTGGAAGAAGGATGGTTTGATCATCCGGCAACAAGGCTCATCGCTCAGGAATATTTAAAACCGGTTATTGCCGAGCAAATCGACACGCTGGTTTTGGGCTGTACTCATTATCCTCTTTTAAAACCATTGCTGCAGGATATTATGGGAAAAGGGGTACACCTGATTGACTCGGCGGAAGCAATGGCTGATATTACCGCTGATTTAATTGATAAACAAAACATTGGTAATAAAAAAAGCTCACCGCCGGAATATGTTTTTTATGTCAGCGATGTCCCTTATCGTTTTCAAACAATCGGCGAGCGTTTTTTGGGACGCACGCTTGGCCGTGTGGAGTTGGTTAGTCTTTAA